GGAAGGGCACGTTTACTGTAAGCGTTGTAGGATGCAGGCGACTTGACCAATGAGTCATTATGAGGTCAATGATCATGTTGAACTTAGTGTTGGTAATTTTTTCCAGAGTGGACTGCTCTCTTCCTTTAGTCTGTCCATGACCGATCTCAACAAATCATGTGAGAACCTCTCCACAGTAATGCTCTACAACCCAGGGTGAGTGTATGTATCACCTAATCCCAGATCGGCCCCTAGCCCCTACTGTCtatgcacttgtggagatctgagaggattggataggTGTAGGCAATATGGCGAAAACTccacctagcctatcagagggcaaggATGAAGCTATTCCCATATTGCTTATGCTATCTAttcctctcagatctccagaaGTGCATGGGGAGTAGGCAGTAGGGCTGGTTTGGGATTAGTCAAATGTATGCTCCAGGGCATGAATGATTCTCCCAAACTCCCTCTGCGCAGTTCCCCTTGCCTTCTCAGGAGTTCGTAAGCGCTCCTTTTCCTCCATTCGCTTCAGTCCGTTGCTGCTCACCCGCGTGACCACAGACTGAAGCAGTGGATTGGTTgtaaaaatacaacaacaaacaaTTGGGCTGAAATACAATGTTACAGTGCCCAGTCAAATACATCAGTGTTCTGGTAGTTTATGTGTAGATCAAAGTGGAAATGGGGAAAATATTTACTTTGGAATGGAGGAGGTCTGTAACATTGCAATTGCTGTGACTCAAGCCAAAATCATGTGAGCTGGTCATGCTGCACGTCACAAATGCCACATCACTCAAACTGTATGGCCTTCATTGATTCTATTACTAACTCTCCAAATCTGAGCCAGAGATGAATTTTGCTTGTACAGAACCGCTAAGCAAtacgtttgttttgttgttgtacagCACCCCTTGTGGAGGATGCAACTAGTCTTCATTTACATTTTGTACAGTACAACAAGTGATGCCATAGCACTTACTCCTATTTAGACCTAaacctgatttttttttttttattcttttttttttttttacaaaacaaaacCTAGTATCACCAACTAGGTATCTACTAGGTAGATATGCACGCACAGACAAAACCCCCCGATTATTAATAGGTCCAGAGCAACCATGGATATTCTGAGGAATACACAGCCCGTATTTAGTGAACGTTGGTAATGGTTATGGCTGTGTTGTTTTAACTCTCTTTGTGTGATTATTGCTCTTCATTGAGTCTCTAATTTTATAAGTACAGTAACTAATGCATCTCTGACCCCTCCCTCGGCAGTCTCTTCACTGAAAAGGGGCCTATCTATCTCAGGTAGACCCAACCAGAGTGTTCAATGTTCACTGCTTTGTTTTAACAGTGCTTGTGAAACATCATTTTCACTTTGTCccgccaccaccatgtttgaacaTAAGCCGTCATCGTCTCGTCTTGGTTTTTATTATGATTTTGCACGTCGCCTCGCTTGCTTCAATCACTGTTTTCACACAAAATGATGACATCAAGCTTTGACATCCATTGCCTTGTATGAAGCTCTTCAGTCATTCCATGTGCCAATTGCAGCCTTCATTTCTGTTATCGTGCTGTCTCGTTGAGtaatactggtgtgtgtgtgtgtgtgtccagtctgtGTCATTGTTATTAAGCCAGCTAAATGATAATGGTGTACTTGCCTAGGTTGGAATTTGAGAGACAGCAACGGGAAGAGCTGGAGAAGCTGGAACACAAAAGGTGCGAggggagacgcacacacacatgctcatatTTTGACTACATAAGGCCAATAATGCTTACTCACTAGTCACCTGTAATGCACCACGTTGTAGGAATGGTGTGCTTTAAAAGCAAATATGCTGACCTCACATGATTATTGTAGACTCTTATTGTTAATACCAATCGTTCAAAAAAAATGCCTTGTTTACTATGCATGTGTTTGGCGAATGACCATAGCGTATTGCATAGTGTTTCATGATTTGTTTGTATTTACTTGGGTTGCAGGAGGCTTATTAAGGAGATGGAAGACAGGCAGAAGTGTGAGAAGGCGGAGCTGGAGCGCCTGCAACAGGAGGTGGAGTCCCAGCGCAAGGAGTCGGAGCAGGTGCAGCTGCGCATCCGCCGCCAGGAGGAGACCCTCCGCTGCCGCAGCCAGGACATCGAGAGCCGCCTGCGCGACCTCCTGGCGGAGAAGCAGCGCTTTGAGGAGGAGCGCCACCGCGAGACCCAGGAGCTGGAGCTACACAGGCGCCAGCGGCgaaagcagcaggaggagcacgAGGATGAGAAGACGCAGGACGAGGAGGCGCGACACCATAGCGAGGCGGCAGAGCGTGCCGAGCAGGCGGAGATCTTCCGCGAGCTGGAGCGTCTGAAGCGGGAGCACGAGGAGCAGGCGGTGCGGCTGGAGGCAGAGAGGCGGAGGCTGGAGGAGCGCGAGATGGAGCAGCTAGGCCTGGTGGGGCGCCTAGAAGAGCAGCTGAGGGAGCGCCACGAAGCGGCGGCTGCCCGGCTGACCCGCGAGGACACCCGGCGCCTGGAAGAGGGGCGACGTGCCTTGGCCGAGATCCGCTCCGCCCTGCTCCGCGCCAAGGAGGCCAGCGGGCGCTCTGACTGCGACGGAATGGGCGAGGAGGCCGGGCGCGCTGCCCAGGTCCGTTACACGGACTTCAAGGCAGCGCAGGTGGAGGAGCTGGGTCAGTTGGAGGAGGGTCTCCGGCTGCAGAAGGAGTGCCTGGAGAAGGAGGTGGCGTCAGAGCGCGCAGCCCTGGCTGTCCTGGTCCACGCCCACAAGGAGCGGCAGCGACAGCTGCGAGAGACCCAGGAGAAGGGGGCACAGGACTCCTCAGAACTCTCCCAGGAGGAGCAGCGGATGCAACAGGCCGAGCAGTGCCTCCTCTTCAAGGACCGCCGGCTAGCCAGCCTAACCGACAGCCTCCTGCCGGcggtggctgaggaaaggcagaGGGCTGAGGAGCTGCTGAAACTCGGAAGCTCCTCTGGCGCTGGCAGCATTTCGAACATCTCCCTGGGACTAGACAACACCCTGTACCAGGTGGAAAAGGAACTTGAGGAGAAGGAGGAGCGCCTTACCTCACACTGCGCCAGCGCCGAGCAGCTTCAGAAGCTGCAGGAGACGTACGAGTTCACGGCCAATGTGGCGCGCCAGGAGAAAAAAGTGCGGCGCAAGGAAAAGGAGATCCTGGAGTCACGGGAGAAGCAGCAGCGTGAGTCCCTGGAGCAGGCAGTGGCGCGCCTGGAGAGAAGGCACTCAGCGCTGAGGCGCAGTGTCTCACAGGACCCAGAGAGTGTGGAATCCAGGCACAAGGCCTCCGTTCTGGGGCCCGCGCGGGAACTCGACCAAGAGAGGTGCGCACGCTTGTTATTCACTGTCATTACAGATACATCTGTAGAATCAATGAATAGTACAACATTTGTCCTCTAGTAGAAGGTGTGCAGTAGACCCATTGCTATCCACATAATTATAGAAAATGTAGATAAGCTGATGTCAGAAAGTTTCAAGAGATGATGGATGACGAGGGATGGTAAATGAGTGTTGTCGATGAGTGATGATGGTATTACCACATTGGTCAATCCCTCCTGTCTAAAATGGTGTTCCTCAATTGGTAATATGATTATGGACATGATAAATAAATAACTCTGCCTTTTTATAATTATATTGTTCTATCACAACCggacgtacagtggggcaaaaaggtatttagtcagccaccaattgtgcaagttctcccacttaaaaagatgagacaggcctgtaattttcatcataggtacacttcaactatgacagacaaaatgagggaaaaaaatccagaaaatcaacgtgtaggatttttaatgaatttatttgcaaattatggtggaaaataagtatttggtcacctacaaacaagcaagatttctggctctcacagacctgtaacttcttctttgaaaggctcctctgtcctccgctcgttacctgtattaatggcacctgtttgaacttgttatcagtataaaagacacctgtccacaacctcaaacagtcacactcaacTCCACTAtggaccaagaccaaagagctgtcaaaggacaccagaaacaaaattgtagacctgcaccaggctgggaagactgaatctgcaataggtaagcagcttggtttgaagaaatcaactgtgggagcaattattaggaaatggaagacatacaagaccactgataatctccctggatctggggctccacgcaagttctcaccccgtggggtcaaaatgatcacaagaatggtgattaaaaatcccagaaccacacggggggacctagtgaatgacctgcagagagctgggaccaaagtaacaaagcctaccatcagtaacacactacgccgccagggactcaaatcctgcagtgccagacgtgtccccctgcttaagccagtacatgtccaggccagtctgaagtttgctagagagcatttggatgatccagaaaaagattgggagaatgtcatatggtcagatgaaaccaaaatataactttttggtaaaaactcaacttgtcgtgtttggaggacaaagaatgctgagttgcatccaaagaacaccatacctactgtgaagcatgggggtggaaacatcatgctttggggctgtttttctgcaaagggaccaggacgactgatccgtgtaaaggaaagaatgaattgggccatgtattgtgagattttgagtgaaaacctccttccatcagcaagggcattgaagatgaaacgtggttggatctttcagcatgacaatgatcccaaacacaccgcccgggcaacgaaggagtggctttgtaagaagcatttcaaggtcctggagtggcctagccagtctccagatctcaaccccatagaaaatctttggagggagttgaaagtctgtgttgcccagcaacagccccaaaacatcactgctctagaagagatctgcatggaggaatgggccaaaataccagcaacagtgtgtgaaaaccttgtgaagacttacagaaaacgtttgacctctgttatataacctttgttggcaatgacaaagtattgagaaaaacttttgttattgaccaaatacatgttttccaccatgatttgcaaataaattcataaaaaatcctacaaggtgattttctggatttttttcttctcattttgtctgtcatagttgaagtgtacctatgatgaaaattacaggcctctctcatctttttaagtgggagaacttgcacaattggtggctgactaaatacttttttgccccactgtaaattgggagtcccacagggcggcgcacaattggcccagcgtcgtctggttttggccagtgtaggccgtcattgtaaataagaatttgttcttaactgacttgcctagttaaataaaaaaaagtagttTTGCGGAATGAGCGTATTTAGCATGACTCTGTGGGTCGATAGACACATGACGACTCCATCTTCTCTCCACGTCCTCAGGGTGGACCGGGAGATCCAGAAGCTGAAGCAGAGGATCAGTAAACCTGAGGGAAGTGGAAGGAGTCACACTGGGAGCGGAGATGAGAAGACCAGTCTCggcaccccccctgtcagcccAATCCAGAGCCTACCCCCAGTGCTGCCGATCACCGATGAcgggtacagtgccttcagaaagttttcaaaccccttgactttttccacattttgttgtttgcacagcctgaatttcaaatggattaaattgcgATTTTTTTAATGccactggccaacacacaataccacgtggaatttgtttttagaaatgtttacaaaaaaacaaaacaattaaaagctgaaatgtcttgagtcaagaagtattcaaatcaaatcaaatgtatttatatagcccttcgtacatcagctgatatctcaaagtgctgtacagaaacccagcctaaaaccacaaacagcaagcaatgcaggtgtagaagcatggtggctaggaaaaactccctagaaaggccaaaacctaggaagaaacctagagaggaaccaggctatgtggggtggccagtcctcttctggctgtgccgggtggagattataacagaacatggtcaagatgttcaaatgttcataaattaccagcatggtcgaataataataaggcagaacagttgaaactggagcagcagcacagtcaggtggactggggacagcaaggagtcatcatgtcaggtattcctggggcatggtcctagggctcaggtcctccgagagaaagaaagagagaattagagagagcatatgtgggatggccagtcctcttctggctgtgccgggtggagattataacagaacatggccaagatgttcaaatgttcataaatgaccagcatggtcgaataataataaggcagaacagttgaaagaaactggagcagcagcacggccaggtggactggtgacagcaaggagtcatcatgtcaggtagtcctggggcatggtcctagggctcaggtcctccgagagagagaaagagagaattagagaacgcacacttagattcacacaggacaccgaataggacaggagaagtactccagatataacaaactgaccctagccccccgacacataaactactgcagcataaatactggaggctgagacaggaggggtcaggagacactgtggccccatccgaggacacccccggacagggccaaacaggaaggatataaccccacccactttgccaaagcacagcccccacaccactagagggatatcttcaaccaccaacttaccatcctgagacaaggctgagtatagcccacaaagacctccgccacggcacaacccaagggggggttgtgccgtggcggaggtctttccctttgttatggcaagcctaaatgagtTCAGGAGTAAGAATTTGCTTAACATGTCATATATGTTTGCATGCACACACTGTGAGCAATAATAGTGATTTAACAGGATTTTTAaaggactacctcatctctgtgcccATACAGTTATCTATGTGGTCCCTCAAGCggacagtgaatttcaaacagcttcaaccacaaagaccagggaagttttccaatgccttgcaaagaagggcacctattagtagataaaaaaaaaaaaaaaagcacactttgaatatccctttgagcatggtgaagttattaattacacattggatggtgaatcaatacacccagtcactacaaatatacaagcatccttcctaactcagttgccggaaaggaaggaaaccactcagggatttcaccatgaggccagtggtgactttaaaacagggTTTAATGGCTGTGTTAAGAGAGAACTGAGAATGaatcaataacattgtagttactccacaactaacttaattgacagagtcaaaagacagaagcctgtacagaataaacaatattccaaaacaagcattctgtttgcaacaaggcagtaaagtaatactgtaaaaaattgcggcaaagcaattcactttttgtcctgaatacaaagtgtcacAATGTTTGGGGCAAGTCCaatgcaacacattactgagttcactctccatattttcaagcatagtaggggccgcatcatgttatgggtatgcttgtaatcgttaaggactggtgAGTGGTGAGAAACGAAATTGAGCTAAGCGCAGGCAAAAtctcctagaggaaaacttggtacagtctgctttccaccagacactgggagatgaattcacctttcagcaggacaataaaggccagatctacactggagttgcttacaaagaagacagtgaatgtccctgagtggccgagttacagttttgacttaaatctgtggcaagacctgaaaaataGTTgccagcaatgatcaacaaccaatgtgacagagcttgaagaattttgaaaagaataatgggaaaatgtgtggaaagctcttagagatttacccagaaagactcaccgcTGTAATCAGGATTCTAGCATTTATTGGATACCTATCTAATCATGTgggtttaattattattattttttttacaaatgttagaacatttcttccactttgacattttgtgtagatcgttggcaaatcaattttaatctgactttgtaacacaacaaaatgtggagaaagtaaatgtgtgtgaatactttctgaaggcactgtatgtgccatCCTATGTAATATTCACAATGAGCCAGAAACAGCACAGGCAAATGTGTTGTAGGTGGAGGAGAATGACAAAATGTAGATCATAATAAAGATGCATTATTTTTGGACAGTAGGGTTGACCTGACCATTGCCGATGTTGAGTATCTAATAAGTTTCCTTATCCGTTGGCAGGATAAATGCATACATTGAGGAGGAGGTTAAGAGAAGGTTACAGAAGCTGAACCTCTTCAATGGTGACAAAAGCATTGAGCTCTCGCTTTCATCTGAATCTCTGCAGGTAAGCATCAGCGATACCTTGTTTTGTTTGCCTGGCAATATTAGGATTGCTATAAAATAGAAATTATATGAAGTTCTTCAATCCTACAGGAGGACAAAGAAGTTAATGAATCTAGCTCTGATAGATTAACAGATGAGGTAAGCCCAGGTCCTCGACACAGGGTATACAGAATGGACTATAATCTGCATGCATTTCTGATAATTCTCTATTGAGGTTACATGGACCAATCAAGTGGGGTCTTTTCCCAACTTTTCTCAAAAAAAATGGTATGTGGATGATGTTTTGCCTGGTTTGCTTTTCTTTTCCCCAATACGAGAGGAACTCTTGCTTGCCATTTACCACAGCATATGCATTTACAGTCCATTTACCACAGCATATGCAGTTGTCCATTTACCACAGCATATGCAGTTGTCCATTTACCACAGCATATGCAATTTTGGTTTGAAATGAATTTGACATTGCAATGTATCTTTTTAGGAATTGTTAGTCATTGCTTAGAAGTGTGGTCTTATTCATTACAGGATGATGACAAGCTGCAAAACCTTGTCAACCCTAGGAAATTGAAATATGAGGTAAGGCTTGAGTTTTTTTCTGTTGGTGATGAAGAAACCAACCAGACATTTTTAAACAATAATTTAACTTTACTGGAAATCATTCTGAATCTTCACTAACCACCACACCAACTATGAAAAAATGCATGCTGTTTATATAAAAGGCGCTTTAGGGAACATCCTGCTTCACATGAATCCCAACTTTGTATCTGATAAACATAGAAGATTCCTAAACCAAGAACGTAAGACCTTTTATAAAGAAATTGCAAAAACATAAGAATATAAAAGAAGCAGGAAATTGGATAAAATACTCAATTGGCTAAAGGAAACCAGTCACTGACAGAGGAGGTCGACATAAGTGTAGAACAGGATAATTAGAAATGTCCAACCAAACAGGGTTGATATCTGGTTTTGTAAGCAAAAAGGAAAGGTCAATATTGCATGGAAGTCTGGGATGTGTCATTTTGTATTCATGCTGCATAACAATCATCAGTCTCTTtaattgccttttaaattgtaaTCTTGCTCATCTGGATTTTAGTTCAATCACAACTGGATTTTTACACTTGGTGGAGGAAGATCTTAATTTACTGGGGTGAGAAGGAATACATGAAAGACTATAATTCAGAGCTGTGATCTCTGGTTTGAAGTTATAGTCATGGAATCCCCCCTTGTCCACACAGAAAGACTCCATGCCCTTGCTGTGGCGTAGCTTCCTGTGTGTCCCAGAACGTGAGACGAGCACTCACCTGGAAGGGGCTACAACAAGTTCAGAAGAAGAAGGCGGCAAAGACCGCTCTGAATTAGATAAAATTGGCAATCCAGAAAGGGAAACCAAAGTCTTGGCAGAAAATGATAGAATGCCTTATAAAGAGGGTGACAAAGCAAAATGGGGGCGGGTGGAAGTGAAGGGGAAGGTTGACCAAGCTGACTTCGAGAAGAGTAGCTGTGATTTTAAAACCAAGGACTGTGGATTTAGGTCTATAAACACCATAGTCGGCGAGGAAGGAAATAACAGCCAATGTAGGCCAGATGAGGAAGAAACCAATTTTAGTTGCTACATTGTTGATGACAAGACGAAAAGTCTATCTTATTATCAGTCCAGAGAAACCAGAACAGAAAACCCACTGTTGCTCTCACAGTTTGACTCTCTAGAAGGAACTAAGGACCAAGTTCAGAACACAAGCAAGACAAGTAACGACACTGCAACCGTGATAAATTCTGAATTCCCCATACTGAGACGAAGTTCAAAGAGACAAATCACCATCGAGGGCTACTTTGGTCTCAACAAGATCCCTGAAGAGTCTGTAAATGGGCAGGTGCAAAGGAATCCGAGAACTTCAGAACCGGATCTATTAACCAACGAACTGGGAGCCAAACAGAATTACGTCCTTGGATACTTGGCAGGCAAGCTGTCTGGAGTTTACAATGACGCTGGACGATATCTGCAGAGTACACGGGATATCATTCGGCAGGTTCGAGCAGGAGAGACTTCAGCATTGACTAGTACATTCTCTCAGTGCATGACCATAGTTACAAAAGATCTTCCACTTGCTCAGAAAAAGCAGCTTGAACCTTCAATGAAACCTGACTCAAGGCAGAATAAAGTTCATTTTGCCAATTTGACAGGCAATTGCCTTTTCAATGTACCTGAGAAAGGTAATGTGTCTCCAATTCCAGACATTTCATTATGGCCTAAAGGCTCTATGACTACATACAAAGACGGGGAGCCTGTAATTTATTGTCAGACGCTCGTACAGTTTCCCATATGCCTTTCTGAATTACAGTCTCTTCCGCTTCAGAAGATGCTCTATCATTTTTACTGTGTTACGCCCAAAATCGCTGCcatttcccaccaccttttgGGTATCTACTGGCTAAGCGTTGCCAATTGCAAACAGCCTACACCACAACCAAGTTGCTTACTGTTATCTGAAACTGACCTCTATGCAGTCTCCGCTGGTACTGGTTTAGGTAACAACCAACCTTTGGCAGTTTTTCAGCACTTCAGTCTCTTGCACATCAAAGAGATCCAAGTGAGCTTTGCCGGGCAGCATTTACGACTCCTGGGCTCCACTAAAGACACCATCTTGGTCATCTTCACCCACAGCAAAGAGCTTACCCAGGCGTTATGCTGTACCCTGCTGAAGATCCTTGCCCCAGCAGAGGTTCAGGAAGGCCCAGGAGCCCACCCCTTGCTTTGTGGAGACCTCTCGCGCCTCTCTCTGGACTGGAGGTCCCACGTTCCAGACCTCCTGCTGGATAGTGGCCTCTGTGTTACCTCACGCTTTAAGAGGATCATGGCTGATCTGCTCTACATCCTGCACGGCAACATGGAAGGACCCAACAAGCCCTCCTTGGCTAACATACACCTTCTTCTCTACACTTCCATCAAGGTGGAAAACTATTCCACCTCGCGCCAAGTTGTCCTTTGCCAGTTCTTTCTCACCGACAATCACATAGGCCTGGTGCAAGAGGATGCTGTGTTCCACCCGGAACCTCGAGGCTCAACTCTGGTTCCCATCCAGCCCCAGTTTCAGGGAGTAGAACTGCGCAGACGCTCAGACATCCGATGTGTGCTTGTGAGACACAGCGATAGATGTATGGTGCTTGACATCGTATTCTCCGTGACTCACAAAGGGCAGATTGAGACCAAAAGAAAAACCAGGAAAGGCTTAGGCATTGTCCCTCTACCTTCTGATTGCAGGCCCCCAGCTGATTCCTGGAAATTAACTTTCAGCTCTACCTCGGATGCAGCAATCCTAATGAATCACCTGTCAACCTGATTTGAGGCTGTGCTTACAGGTCATAAAAGGATGTAATGCTAATAGGTAATAAATGGAACGGAGTTTAACGGCCACTGCAAGCCTGAAGCGTAATGACTGTGCCGTCCCGCTGAACTCCTCTTGTTTTCTTTCTGTATTGCACTTGAGCAAGAAAGCCATGgtgagttggctagctagctacattcggTATTGTCAGCCAACTGCATTTCTGAGTATAGTATTCAGATAGCTAGTCTGATAACATTAGGGTTTGCATTACTACAAGAGTTGAGCAACATTGGTGTAAAGATTTCACTTGTAAATCTTTTTTTGTTTGAGCATGACGGTACCATCCTACCACTTCCAATGTGTATTTAAGTTTAAATGATTTGTTTGATTAGTTGAAAATCATATTCCAAAAAAACATTATTCTTGTAACATGGCCTTTTGTAATTGTTAATGCATGTCCATAATGTCAGTAAACATTTTATTGAAACTTCTACAGGATCCTCATGAATATTGTGTTATAAGAAAATACATGTCCATATTATA
This genomic stretch from Oncorhynchus clarkii lewisi isolate Uvic-CL-2024 chromosome 13, UVic_Ocla_1.0, whole genome shotgun sequence harbors:
- the LOC139424719 gene encoding kinesin-like protein KIF16B isoform X6, which gives rise to MASVRVAVRLRPMNRREKDLTAKNIIEMKGDKTTITNLKIPDGITGDSMRESKKTFTYDFSYDSADSKSNTFISQEKVFKDLGSDVLKAAFQGYNACIFAYGQTGSGKSYTMMGNPGDAGLIPRICEGLFSRIAGMTRWDEASFRTEVSYLEIYNERVRDLLRRKSTQTYNLRVREHPKDGPYVEDLSKHLVQNYHDVEELMEAGNINRTTAATGMNDTSSRSHAIFTINFTQAKFDAEMPCETISKIHLVDLAGSERADATGATGVRLKEGGNINKSLVTLGNVISALADLSQDGVNTNLKKKQVFVPYRDSVLTWLLKDSLGGNSKTIMIATISPADVNYGETLSTLRYANRAKNIINKPTINEDCNVKLIRELRAEIARLKALLVQGNQIALLDSPTALSMEEKLHQNEARVLELTKEWTNKWNETQNILKEETLALRKEGIGVVLDSELPHLIGIDDDLLSTGIILYHLKEGRTNVGRDDASTVQDIVLHGLDLESEHCMFANQTGTVTLVPLNGAQCSVNGVQVTEASPLNQGAVILLGRTNMFRFNHPKEAAKLREKRKSGLLSSFSLSMTDLNKSCENLSTVMLYNPGLFTEKGPIYLRLEFERQQREELEKLEHKRRLIKEMEDRQKCEKAELERLQQEVESQRKESEQVQLRIRRQEETLRCRSQDIESRLRDLLAEKQRFEEERHRETQELELHRRQRRKQQEEHEDEKTQDEEARHHSEAAERAEQAEIFRELERLKREHEEQAVRLEAERRRLEEREMEQLGLVGRLEEQLRERHEAAAARLTREDTRRLEEGRRALAEIRSALLRAKEASGRSDCDGMGEEAGRAAQVRYTDFKAAQVEELGQLEEGLRLQKECLEKEVASERAALAVLVHAHKERQRQLRETQEKGAQDSSELSQEEQRMQQAEQCLLFKDRRLASLTDSLLPAVAEERQRAEELLKLGSSSGAGSISNISLGLDNTLYQVEKELEEKEERLTSHCASAEQLQKLQETYEFTANVARQEKKVRRKEKEILESREKQQRESLEQAVARLERRHSALRRSVSQDPESVESRHKASVLGPARELDQERVDREIQKLKQRISKPEGSGRSHTGSGDEKTSLGTPPVSPIQSLPPVLPITDDGINAYIEEEVKRRLQKLNLFNGDKSIELSLSSESLQDDDKLQNLVNPRKLKYEFNHNWIFTLGGGRS
- the LOC139424719 gene encoding kinesin-like protein KIF16B isoform X5, whose protein sequence is MASVRVAVRLRPMNRREKDLTAKNIIEMKGDKTTITNLKIPDGITGDSMRESKKTFTYDFSYDSADSKSNTFISQEKVFKDLGSDVLKAAFQGYNACIFAYGQTGSGKSYTMMGNPGDAGLIPRICEGLFSRIAGMTRWDEASFRTEVSYLEIYNERVRDLLRRKSTQTYNLRVREHPKDGPYVEDLSKHLVQNYHDVEELMEAGNINRTTAATGMNDTSSRSHAIFTINFTQAKFDAEMPCETISKIHLVDLAGSERADATGATGVRLKEGGNINKSLVTLGNVISALADLSQDGVNTNLKKKQVFVPYRDSVLTWLLKDSLGGNSKTIMIATISPADVNYGETLSTLRYANRAKNIINKPTINEDCNVKLIRELRAEIARLKALLVQGNQIALLDSPTALSMEEKLHQNEARVLELTKEWTNKWNETQNILKEETLALRKEGIGVVLDSELPHLIGIDDDLLSTGIILYHLKEGRTNVGRDDASTVQDIVLHGLDLESEHCMFANQTGTVTLVPLNGAQCSVNGVQVTEASPLNQGAVILLGRTNMFRFNHPKEAAKLREKRKSGLLSSFSLSMTDLNKSCENLSTVMLYNPGLFTEKGPIYLRLEFERQQREELEKLEHKRRLIKEMEDRQKCEKAELERLQQEVESQRKESEQVQLRIRRQEETLRCRSQDIESRLRDLLAEKQRFEEERHRETQELELHRRQRRKQQEEHEDEKTQDEEARHHSEAAERAEQAEIFRELERLKREHEEQAVRLEAERRRLEEREMEQLGLVGRLEEQLRERHEAAAARLTREDTRRLEEGRRALAEIRSALLRAKEASGRSDCDGMGEEAGRAAQVRYTDFKAAQVEELGQLEEGLRLQKECLEKEVASERAALAVLVHAHKERQRQLRETQEKGAQDSSELSQEEQRMQQAEQCLLFKDRRLASLTDSLLPAVAEERQRAEELLKLGSSSGAGSISNISLGLDNTLYQVEKELEEKEERLTSHCASAEQLQKLQETYEFTANVARQEKKVRRKEKEILESREKQQRESLEQAVARLERRHSALRRSVSQDPESVESRHKASVLGPARELDQERVDREIQKLKQRISKPEGSGRSHTGSGDEKTSLGTPPVSPIQSLPPVLPITDDGINAYIEEEVKRRLQKLNLFNGDKSIELSLSSESLQEDKEVNESSSDRLTDEDDDKLQNLVNPRKLKYEFNHNWIFTLGGGRS